In the Microbispora sp. ZYX-F-249 genome, one interval contains:
- a CDS encoding arabinofuranosidase catalytic domain-containing protein: AGAMDAINFSTQCWFGGCSGSGPWVQADLEWGLYPGGSQSWNPNQRAFPHKFVTATLKNNGTTRFAIKGSNAQSGGLYTLYDGPLPNGYSPMKKQGAIILGSGGDCCKPDGGANLSAGTFYEGAIVAGYPSDATENAVQAEVIAAGYR; the protein is encoded by the coding sequence CCGCGGGCGCCATGGACGCCATCAACTTCAGCACGCAGTGCTGGTTCGGCGGCTGCTCCGGCTCGGGCCCGTGGGTCCAGGCCGACCTGGAATGGGGGCTCTACCCCGGCGGAAGCCAGTCGTGGAACCCCAACCAGCGGGCCTTCCCTCACAAGTTCGTCACCGCCACGCTGAAGAACAACGGCACGACCCGGTTCGCCATCAAGGGCAGCAACGCGCAGTCCGGCGGCCTGTACACCCTGTACGACGGCCCGCTCCCCAACGGCTACAGCCCCATGAAGAAGCAGGGGGCCATCATCCTGGGCAGCGGCGGCGACTGCTGCAAGCCCGACGGCGGCGCCAACCTCAGCGCGGGCACCTTCTACGAGGGAGCCATCGTCGCCGGCTACCCCTCCGACGCGACCGAGAACGCCGTGCAGGCCGAGGTCATCGCCGCCGGCTACCGCTGA